The nucleotide window GGGTGGACCGAGATTGCGGAGGGTGAAGATGGCGGCGGAGGTGAGTTGAGTGAACCATTCCGCGACGCCTGGGCGGCGGGACCACTGGCGGTCTTCATCCCACCAGCGATCTTTGCTGAAAAACAGGCTGTTCTCAATCTGCCAAGGGGCGCGCACCGCAGCCAAGAGTTCGCGCGCGGTGACACGATCTGGATCGCGGCGTGGTGCTAAACAACCGCGCGGGGAAGATTCGCGTGAGTGTGCACGCATATAACGATGAGAGGGACGTCGAGCGGCTTGTTGAGGCTCTGACGACAGACTAGTTTAGCACGGTCGCGCAACTAATCGCCTTGGAACTATATGCTGGAGATTCGACATGCACCTGGTTTACTTGGACGAAAGTGGCAACACCGGCACTGATCTTGAGAATGCAAATCAGCCCATTTTTGTCCTTGGTGCATTGATCGTGCCAGAAGGAGTGTGGGGGGCTGTTACCGGCGCTCTTGAAGCGGCCGTTAAGAGGCACTTTCCTGATCTCGCGAGCGATGGCGTCGAGATTCATGGTAGTGAGTTGCGGAGCGGCCGCACACATTTCAAGGGAGTACCTGTGTCAGCGCGACTCGCATTGCGAGATGATTGGTTACGAATAGCCAACGACAGCGGGCTAAAATTCGTTTTTCGTGCGATCGAGAAGGCGCGATTCCAAAAGTGGGCGATTTCAAGCCTTGGCACTGGAATCACGATCAATCCGCACGTCGCGGCATTCGCGCTAGTCGCTCGAGTTGTCGATGCGTACTTGCAAGGATTGTCGGACGCCACACTCGGAATGTTTATTTCCGATGAGAACAAAGAGGTAGTTCATGACGTTGAAAAGTCCATCAGCGCACTTCGGGTTATGGAAGGTCCGTTGCAGCTGGTCCGAATTATCGAAAAGGGATTCTTTATCGACTCATCAAAGAGCCGCGTTCTCCAATTGTGCGATGTTTGTACACTCGCAGCGCGAAAGTTGGAGGAGGTGAAGATTGGTCGGGAAAGCAAAAGCATTGACGAAAGTGCGCGAGAACTCCTTGCCCCGCTAATCCATTTCGGGAACGAATCACTCAATGACGTCATTAAGTGGCTGGTAGAACAGCGCCGAAACTCGCAATAGCGCAAAAAAGGAGCGGCCAGGGACAAAGTCCAGGGTCGACTGTCGCCGGCCACTACTGGTCGCTAATCAAATCTTACATTCGTGTTGAACGAAATGCAAGCCCGAGCGGCCTCACCACCTGTATCGCCGTTGCGATTGCCGCTAATATTCCATGCCATTGTTGTCGCAAGTCGATTTTCTAGGTCGCCATCCCCCCATGTCCAACTCCCCCATGATGCAGCAATATCGCGACGCCAAGCGGGCTTGTCCCGAGGCGTTGTTGCTGTTTCGGATGGGGGATTTTTACGAGTTGTTTTACGAGGACGCGCAAACGGCGGCGCGCGTGCTCAAGCTCACGTTGACCAGTCGCGAGAAGGGGGAGAACGCCATTCCGATGGCGGGCTTTCCTTACCATCAACTCGAAGGTTATCTCGCCAAGCTGATCGCCGCTGGCATTCGTGTGGCGGTTTGCGATCAGGTTGAAGATCCGAAACAAGCCAAGGGGCTGGTGCGGCGCGAGGTGACGCGGATTGTCAGTCCCGGCACGGTGACCGACGATGCGCTGTTGGACCCGCGCGAAAACAACTATTTGGCTGCGATCTTGCCGGGCGAGATCACCGGCGTGGCGTGGATCGAGCTTTCCACGGGACGCTTCCTCGCGGCGCAATTTCCAGCGGCGCGATTGGCTGACGAGTTGGCGCGAATCGCGCCCTCGGAATGCCTCCTCAGCGAAGACTGCGATCCGAACGACCTTGATTTGCCGCGCGAGTTGATGCTCACGCGCCGCGCCGGCTGGGTGTTCACCTGGGGCGCGGCGCAGGAATCGCTTGAAAGGCATTTCGGCCGCGTCGCCTGGGAGGGTTTTGGTTTTGCTTCGGACGACACGTTCGCCCTGCGCGCCGCCGGAGCGATTCTCGATTATCTGCACGAAACGCAGAAGACGTCGCTTTCCCATGTCGATCGGTTGTTGGCGTATCGTGCCTCGGATGCGCTCGAAATCGACGAATCGACCCGCCGCAGTTTGGAAATTACGCGTACGATGCGCGAGGGCAAACGGGAAGGTTCGCTGCTGGCGACGATCGATCGCACGGTGACCGCCATGGGTTCGCGGATGTTGGCCGATTGGCTGGCCAATCCGCTGACCGACCGCGCAGCCATCGACGCGCGGTTGGATGCCGTCGGCGAGTTGCTCGACGAACGGGCCTTGCTCGACGTGCTGCGCGAACAACTCCGCGGCGTATACGACTTACAGCGATTGCTCGCCCGTGTGGCGACCGCTCGGGCTACGCCCCGCGATCTCTGCTTCCTCGGCAAGACGCTATCAAACTTGCCGGCGCTCAAGGCGAAGCTGACGGCGCGGCGAAGTGTGCGGCTCAACGCGTTGGAGGCCGGCATCGATCTCTGTCCCGAGATTCGCGCCCGTCTGGAAGCGGCGTTGGTGGACGATTGCCCATTGAGCGTCCGCGACGGCGGCATCATTCGCGGCGGTTTTCACGAACCGCTCGACGCGTTGCGCGAGCTCGCCGCTGGCGGCAAGCAATGGATCGCCCAGTATCAAGCGCGCGAGGCCGAGCGGATCGGCATTCCCAGTTTGAAGTGCGGCTTCAACAAGGTCTTCGGGTATTACCTGGAGATTACAAACACGCACCAGTTCAAAGCGCCGCCGGAGTACATTCGCAAGCAGACCGTGAAAAACGCCGAGCGATATGTCACGCCGGAGTTGAAGGAGTATGAGGAGAAGGTTCTCACGGCCGACGAACGTGCGAAAGAATTGGAGTCTCAGCTATTCGTTGAGCTGCGCGAACTCGTTTCCACCGCATCGCAGCGACTGCAGTCCACGGCCGCCATCCTGGCCGAACTGGATGTGCTTGCTTCGTTGGCGGAGTTGGCCCGGCAGCGCAATTATTGCCGGCCGACGGTTGTCGACGAACCGGTATTGGAGATCGTCGACGGTCGCCATCCGGTGCTGGACCTCACCGAGCCGGACGGTACGTTCGTTCCCAACGACGTCGCCGCCGCGCCGGACGCCGGCTTTGTGCTGTTGATCACCGGCCCGAACATGGCCGGCAAAAGCACGTACATCCGCCAAGTCGCGTTGATCACGCTCTTGGCGCAGCTCGGCAGTTATGTCCCCGCGCGGAGCGCCACGATCGGCATCGCCGACCGCATCTTCGCCCGCGTCGGCGCGAGCGACGAGCTTTCACGCGGGCGCAGCACATTTATGGTCGAGATGACGGAGACGGCCCGGATTCTCAA belongs to Planctomycetia bacterium and includes:
- a CDS encoding DUF3800 domain-containing protein, which translates into the protein MHLVYLDESGNTGTDLENANQPIFVLGALIVPEGVWGAVTGALEAAVKRHFPDLASDGVEIHGSELRSGRTHFKGVPVSARLALRDDWLRIANDSGLKFVFRAIEKARFQKWAISSLGTGITINPHVAAFALVARVVDAYLQGLSDATLGMFISDENKEVVHDVEKSISALRVMEGPLQLVRIIEKGFFIDSSKSRVLQLCDVCTLAARKLEEVKIGRESKSIDESARELLAPLIHFGNESLNDVIKWLVEQRRNSQ
- the mutS gene encoding DNA mismatch repair protein MutS gives rise to the protein MSNSPMMQQYRDAKRACPEALLLFRMGDFYELFYEDAQTAARVLKLTLTSREKGENAIPMAGFPYHQLEGYLAKLIAAGIRVAVCDQVEDPKQAKGLVRREVTRIVSPGTVTDDALLDPRENNYLAAILPGEITGVAWIELSTGRFLAAQFPAARLADELARIAPSECLLSEDCDPNDLDLPRELMLTRRAGWVFTWGAAQESLERHFGRVAWEGFGFASDDTFALRAAGAILDYLHETQKTSLSHVDRLLAYRASDALEIDESTRRSLEITRTMREGKREGSLLATIDRTVTAMGSRMLADWLANPLTDRAAIDARLDAVGELLDERALLDVLREQLRGVYDLQRLLARVATARATPRDLCFLGKTLSNLPALKAKLTARRSVRLNALEAGIDLCPEIRARLEAALVDDCPLSVRDGGIIRGGFHEPLDALRELAAGGKQWIAQYQAREAERIGIPSLKCGFNKVFGYYLEITNTHQFKAPPEYIRKQTVKNAERYVTPELKEYEEKVLTADERAKELESQLFVELRELVSTASQRLQSTAAILAELDVLASLAELARQRNYCRPTVVDEPVLEIVDGRHPVLDLTEPDGTFVPNDVAAAPDAGFVLLITGPNMAGKSTYIRQVALITLLAQLGSYVPARSATIGIADRIFARVGASDELSRGRSTFMVEMTETARILNTATARSLVILDEIGRGTSTYDGLSIAWSVVEHLHDQIGCRTLFATHYHELTQLAKSLSGVTNLNVAVREWDDQVIFLHKIVPGAADKSYGIHVARLAGIPRAVNERAKEILNQLESEQLDERGQAKLARRGKRKQAGDLQLLLFEPAEHPLVDRLRNLDVNQTTPLDALRLLQDWQSSLNQNGHASKP